In Candidatus Beckwithbacteria bacterium, one DNA window encodes the following:
- the rpmE gene encoding 50S ribosomal protein L31 — protein sequence MKAKIHPNYKHDVTVTCACGNTFLTGSTMDKITVDICSLCHPFYTGEMKFVDTQGRVEKFQAKMAQTKGQKYVSKKKRKQAELSENQEDLSPKSLKEMIQQQRKSSKKSVSSSQ from the coding sequence ATGAAAGCCAAAATTCATCCCAACTACAAACATGATGTCACGGTGACCTGTGCTTGCGGCAATACTTTTTTGACTGGTTCAACCATGGATAAAATTACTGTCGATATTTGCAGCCTTTGCCACCCCTTTTATACTGGGGAAATGAAGTTTGTGGATACTCAGGGTCGGGTGGAAAAATTCCAGGCTAAAATGGCTCAAACTAAAGGTCAAAAATACGTTTCCAAGAAAAAACGTAAGCAAGCTGAACTATCTGAAAATCAGGAAGATTTATCTCCAAAATCTTTGAAAGAAATGATTCAACAGCAACGAAAGTCCAGCAAAAAATCAGTTTCCTCTTCTCAGTAA
- a CDS encoding PDZ domain-containing protein: MTEQNSHFNISLPLAALILVIGLLAGIVVNRFGYLYIDPYLDQVLPTQVKQILSKGSESSDASQPLIQKVVNEDSLTIDVVKKASPSVITVGIKKTQRVVTGNPFGSMFDPFGFFGSQQQQQPQVEEQNIEQDIGSGFVVSKDGLIVTNKHVVSDTDATYKIISTDNKEYKVEKIYRDPTLDLAILQTSATDIAPLPLGDSSKLQVGQFVIAIGTALGEFRNTVTTGVVSGLGRGITAGDGFGISTEQLDNVIQTDAAVNPGNSGGPLLNSAGQVIGVNVATSTNAENVSFAIPINVIKEAIDNFNQTGKFDRAFLGVKYKMISRDLAILNEIPEGAYLVEVVDGTPAAKAGLKQSDIITKMNGKSVNDTDGGLAKLISQMKSGEKVSVEYYRGDEKKTTTVTLGEADTQ; this comes from the coding sequence ATGACTGAGCAAAATTCTCATTTTAATATATCGCTACCTCTAGCAGCTCTGATTTTAGTCATCGGACTTTTGGCTGGCATTGTAGTCAACCGCTTTGGCTATTTGTATATTGATCCCTATCTCGATCAGGTTTTGCCAACTCAAGTAAAGCAAATCTTAAGCAAGGGCAGTGAGAGTAGTGATGCGTCTCAGCCACTAATCCAAAAAGTGGTCAATGAAGACTCTTTAACTATTGATGTGGTTAAAAAAGCCTCTCCTTCGGTTATAACCGTTGGTATTAAAAAAACTCAGCGAGTAGTAACGGGCAATCCATTTGGTAGTATGTTTGACCCTTTTGGTTTTTTTGGATCGCAACAGCAACAGCAACCACAAGTTGAAGAGCAAAATATTGAGCAAGATATTGGCTCTGGTTTTGTAGTCAGTAAAGATGGTTTGATTGTGACCAATAAACACGTCGTTTCTGACACTGATGCTACTTACAAAATTATTTCCACTGACAATAAAGAATACAAAGTAGAAAAAATTTACCGAGATCCAACCTTAGATTTAGCTATTTTACAAACCAGTGCTACTGATATTGCTCCCTTACCACTAGGTGATTCTAGTAAGCTGCAAGTAGGACAATTTGTGATTGCCATTGGTACGGCTCTGGGCGAGTTTCGCAATACAGTCACAACTGGGGTAGTTTCTGGTTTAGGTCGGGGTATTACGGCTGGTGATGGTTTTGGGATTAGCACCGAACAGCTAGATAATGTGATCCAAACCGATGCAGCGGTCAATCCTGGGAACTCTGGAGGTCCACTGCTCAATTCAGCCGGTCAGGTGATTGGGGTTAATGTAGCTACCAGTACTAACGCTGAAAATGTCTCTTTTGCGATCCCTATTAACGTTATTAAAGAAGCCATTGATAACTTTAACCAAACTGGTAAATTTGATCGAGCTTTTTTGGGAGTAAAGTACAAAATGATTAGCCGAGATTTGGCGATTTTAAACGAAATTCCTGAAGGAGCTTACTTAGTTGAGGTAGTTGATGGTACTCCAGCCGCCAAAGCCGGACTCAAGCAAAGCGATATTATTACTAAAATGAATGGCAAATCAGTTAATGATACCGATGGCGGACTAGCGAAATTGATTAGTCAGATGAAATCTGGGGAAAAGGTAAGCGTTGAATATTATCGTGGGGATGAAAAGAAAACCACAACTGTAACACTGGGAGAAGCAGATACGCAATAA
- a CDS encoding PCRF domain-containing protein — protein MTTIDIPDYLKPQLEALEAKLAETKAMLADPELAQMAEEEIKNLEAQKEALLQATSSNSSDDETEEGQEFNPNTAILEIRGAAGGEEAKIWATDLLRMYVRFAEIDGWKVESLDDLVLKIKGQNAYTQLQYESGVHRVQRVPVTEKNGRIHTSTATVAILPIVPKTQIELNPNDLEWSFSRAGGHGGQNVNKVSTAVRLTHKPTGIVVSCRQERTQMQNRLIAEDLLRSRLWEIEEEKRLSTISSQRRGAVGRGDRSEKIRTYNYPQNRVTDHRITKSWYDLENIIDGHLEKVITALQEADQEEETISQA, from the coding sequence ATGACAACTATTGATATTCCAGATTACCTAAAACCTCAACTCGAAGCTCTAGAAGCTAAACTAGCGGAAACTAAAGCCATGCTAGCTGATCCAGAGCTGGCCCAAATGGCAGAAGAGGAAATTAAAAACCTTGAAGCTCAAAAAGAAGCTCTGCTTCAAGCTACTAGCAGCAACAGTAGCGATGATGAAACTGAAGAAGGTCAGGAATTTAATCCCAATACGGCTATTTTGGAGATTCGGGGTGCGGCTGGCGGTGAAGAAGCCAAAATTTGGGCAACTGATCTATTGCGCATGTATGTCCGTTTTGCTGAGATAGACGGTTGGAAAGTCGAATCACTTGATGATTTAGTTTTAAAAATTAAAGGCCAAAATGCCTATACTCAGCTGCAGTATGAGTCTGGTGTTCATCGCGTCCAGCGGGTACCGGTCACGGAAAAAAATGGCCGGATCCATACTTCAACTGCTACGGTTGCTATCTTACCTATTGTTCCTAAAACTCAAATTGAGCTCAATCCTAATGACTTAGAGTGGTCATTTTCCCGCGCCGGCGGTCATGGTGGTCAAAACGTCAACAAAGTTTCTACTGCAGTTCGCCTGACCCATAAACCAACTGGGATTGTAGTTTCTTGTCGTCAAGAAAGAACTCAAATGCAAAACCGCCTCATTGCTGAAGATCTACTTCGCTCTCGACTCTGGGAAATTGAAGAAGAAAAACGCTTGTCAACAATAAGTTCGCAGCGTCGTGGTGCCGTAGGTCGTGGTGATCGGTCTGAAAAAATCCGCACCTACAATTACCCTCAAAATCGGGTCACTGACCATCGGATTACTAAGTCATGGTATGATTTGGAAAATATTATTGATGGTCACTTAGAAAAAGTGATTACAGCTTTACAAGAAGCAGATCAGGAGGAAGAAACTATTTCGCAAGCATAA
- a CDS encoding S41 family peptidase — protein sequence MSETKLVSNEITVGQKKEGFMPNKSNLISLRFIRNTALTLVVIMLVGAGGWFLGNHQIRSVKGVYALVAGKEVTESVAGTQTIDRSQPTNKNVDMTMFWEVWDELERTFLFKERINYQKMVYGAIEGMTASLDDPYTAFFPPKENKTTKENLSGQFYGVGIQLGYKKDQIVVIAPISGMPAEKAGVKAEDYVLKITDKAKGIDEETYNININDAVEMIRGKEGTEVTLTLLHKDESEPYTVTIKREEIIVPSVEVAFGQVINGQFTTEATASGKLVADLKLSRFGELTDEQWDESVAKILEKGDEVGGIVLDIRNNPGGYMQGAVNLAAEFLPMNSVVVKQESSIESDKEFATKRLGRLLTTPLVVLMNGGSASASEILAGALRDQDRAKLIGTTSFGKGIIQSSGDFADGAGLHITIARWLTPKGTWVHEKGLEPDITIELDKKQPTVDVQLAKAAKEVLK from the coding sequence ATGTCAGAAACCAAACTAGTAAGCAACGAAATTACTGTAGGTCAAAAAAAAGAAGGTTTTATGCCTAATAAATCAAATCTTATTTCCTTGCGTTTTATTCGCAACACTGCTTTAACTCTTGTGGTCATAATGTTGGTTGGAGCAGGTGGTTGGTTTTTAGGCAATCATCAGATTCGTTCGGTCAAAGGTGTGTACGCGTTAGTAGCTGGCAAAGAGGTCACAGAATCAGTAGCGGGAACGCAAACTATTGATCGTAGTCAACCAACTAATAAAAATGTCGACATGACTATGTTTTGGGAAGTTTGGGATGAACTAGAAAGAACTTTTCTTTTTAAAGAACGTATCAATTATCAGAAAATGGTATATGGAGCTATTGAAGGCATGACAGCCTCACTTGATGATCCGTATACAGCCTTTTTTCCTCCCAAAGAAAATAAAACTACCAAAGAAAATTTAAGCGGCCAATTTTATGGAGTTGGTATTCAGTTAGGTTATAAAAAAGACCAAATTGTAGTTATTGCTCCTATTTCTGGAATGCCAGCTGAAAAAGCTGGAGTTAAAGCTGAAGACTATGTTTTAAAAATTACTGATAAGGCTAAAGGTATTGATGAAGAAACGTACAATATTAACATCAATGATGCAGTTGAAATGATTAGAGGCAAAGAAGGAACTGAAGTTACTCTAACTTTGCTGCATAAAGATGAGTCTGAACCGTACACAGTGACAATCAAGCGAGAAGAAATCATCGTCCCTTCAGTTGAAGTAGCTTTTGGCCAGGTTATTAATGGTCAATTTACGACCGAAGCTACTGCTAGTGGTAAATTAGTAGCTGATCTTAAATTATCCAGATTTGGGGAATTAACTGATGAACAATGGGATGAATCAGTAGCTAAAATTTTAGAAAAAGGTGATGAAGTAGGGGGTATTGTTTTGGATATTCGCAACAATCCGGGTGGATATATGCAAGGCGCTGTCAATTTAGCGGCTGAATTTCTACCCATGAATTCTGTGGTAGTAAAACAGGAAAGTTCAATTGAATCTGATAAAGAATTTGCGACCAAACGTTTAGGTCGACTACTTACCACGCCATTGGTGGTTTTAATGAATGGTGGGAGTGCTTCTGCCTCAGAAATTTTAGCCGGAGCGCTGCGAGATCAAGACCGGGCTAAACTGATTGGAACCACTTCTTTTGGTAAAGGAATTATCCAATCTTCCGGTGATTTTGCTGATGGAGCTGGGCTTCATATTACTATTGCCAGGTGGCTGACGCCTAAAGGAACTTGGGTGCATGAAAAAGGTTTGGAGCCAGATATCACTATTGAGCTGGATAAAAAACAGCCGACAGTTGATGTGCAACTGGCTAAAGCGGCTAAAGAAGTGTTAAAATAG
- the rplI gene encoding 50S ribosomal protein L9, which yields MQVLIKQTNQIEEVKDSYALNYLIPQGLAVMVTDKIKKQMAQKAKQKVEQKKTEGDKQKKLAQSFDGKTFKIKAIANEEGELYGSIDKKQIKKELKIKDSFEVEPADPIKELGSFSKTLVFGKAKATITLEVVTS from the coding sequence ATGCAAGTACTTATCAAACAAACTAATCAAATTGAAGAGGTCAAAGACAGTTATGCTTTAAACTATTTAATCCCTCAGGGATTAGCTGTTATGGTGACCGATAAGATCAAAAAACAGATGGCACAAAAAGCTAAGCAAAAGGTTGAACAAAAGAAAACTGAAGGAGATAAACAAAAAAAATTAGCTCAAAGCTTTGATGGCAAAACGTTTAAAATTAAGGCTATTGCCAACGAAGAAGGGGAACTTTATGGTAGTATCGACAAAAAACAAATTAAAAAAGAACTGAAAATTAAAGATTCGTTTGAAGTAGAACCAGCTGATCCTATCAAAGAATTGGGTAGTTTTTCCAAGACCTTAGTATTTGGTAAAGCCAAAGCCACTATTACCTTAGAAGTAGTGACTTCATAA